The DNA window CATGGGCATGTCCGGCTGGCGCGTGGGGTACGCGATCTCCACGCCGGACGTTATCCAGGCCATCCTGCGTCTGAACCAGCACGTCATCACGTGCGCCTCCACGGTCCTCCTGCTGTACATGGCACGGTACTTCGACGACGTGATCTCGCGGACGCTGCCGCAGGTGGCCGAGGTGGTGAAGAAACGCGAGCGCATCGCAAAGTTCATGGACGGCATCGGCCTCCAGCGGCTGCCCGGGGGCTCCACCTTCTACTTCTTTGTCCGGATAGACCCCTTCCCGGGAACGGACCTCGAACTGGCCCTGCATCTCCTCTTTGATCATCAGATTTCCGTCGTCCCGGGGTCAGCCTACGGGGAGAGCACCCGGCGCTTCGTTCGCGTCGGGATCGGCACGGAGCCCGAGGAGCGCATCCATGACGCCCTCCACATTCTCCGGGATGCCCTCGCGATGCCGTCGTTCGACGGCGCCGCCCAGCAGCAGCGGCTCGACGCCATGGGCGTCAAGCGGTTCGTCGTGCCCCCGCGCGTACCGTAGCCGAGGCGGAGCAATGGATACGCAAACATGGCTGAAAAACTGGCTGCAGGCCCGGGGGCGTGGAGAGCCCGGGGCCCTGGGCTCGAATGACGATTTTGTGGCCTTGGGCGTTCTGGACTCGTTCGGGACCGTTGAATTGATCAGCGCCACCGAAGAGCACTACGGCATCGAGTTCGAACCCGGAGATTTTCAAGACAAGGCGTTCACCACCATCGCCGGGTTCTGCGGCGCTATAGACAGGCGCTGCAAGCAGAAGGGGGATCGGCCATGACGAAAGACCAGCGGGGACGGTCGAAGAGCGGCGAGGGCATGCATCGGGCGTGGGACAAGTACAGAGAGACCGATGCCGAGTACTTCAAGTACATCGCCTGGCTTGAGCGCCAGCGGTTTGACACCCGCGAACTGGTGTTCAATTACCCGGTCTTTGTCGGCCAGGTAAACCTGGCGCGGCACCTGATGATGTACGACTTGTACGCGCGAGTCCGCGAGTTGTCGGGCAACATCGCGGATATCGGGACGTTCAAGGGCGCATCCTTCCTCTTTTTTGCCAAGCTCGTGGCCCTTTTCGAGCGGGCATCCACCACGCAGGTCCATGGATTTGACTGGTTCCGCGGCATGGCGCCGGGACGCCGGGATTCCACGAAGGCGGGCCAATACAGGGCCAGCTACGGCATGCTGTCCGCCATGGTGCGGCGGCAGGGGCTGGGCGACGTGGCGGTCCTGCACCGGATGGACCTTGTCCGGCAGTTTTCTCCGTTTCTTGATCGCAATCCGCAGATGCGGTTCAAGTTGAGTTTCGTGGATTGCGGAATCGAAGCGGTGCTCAATGCCGTCGTGGGCCCGCTGTGGCAGCGTACGGTGCCGGGGGGCATCATGATCTTCGACCACTACGGCTCGGAGGCTTCGCCTACGGAAAGCGCGGCCGTGGAAGCGGTGATC is part of the Kiritimatiellia bacterium genome and encodes:
- a CDS encoding class I SAM-dependent methyltransferase yields the protein MTKDQRGRSKSGEGMHRAWDKYRETDAEYFKYIAWLERQRFDTRELVFNYPVFVGQVNLARHLMMYDLYARVRELSGNIADIGTFKGASFLFFAKLVALFERASTTQVHGFDWFRGMAPGRRDSTKAGQYRASYGMLSAMVRRQGLGDVAVLHRMDLVRQFSPFLDRNPQMRFKLSFVDCGIEAVLNAVVGPLWQRTVPGGIMIFDHYGSEASPTESAAVEAVIGSCRIRHFPHVRQATAYVIKE
- a CDS encoding acyl carrier protein — protein: MDTQTWLKNWLQARGRGEPGALGSNDDFVALGVLDSFGTVELISATEEHYGIEFEPGDFQDKAFTTIAGFCGAIDRRCKQKGDRP